A section of the Methanoculleus taiwanensis genome encodes:
- the mtnA gene encoding S-methyl-5-thioribose-1-phosphate isomerase, with protein MSETVYTVAWDRETNSILYIDQTALPGRYEVVRCTTVDLLADAIRRLAIRGAPALGVAGAMGVAVAAAQSRETDFNRFRDEVEEAAEMLRSTRPTAVNLAWGIDRVLAEIRNAASVGEARSRAVAEALAVADEDEATCRTLGRFGAELIPDGATVLTHCNAGALACRAWGTALGVIRSAVAAGKSVRVIACETRPLNQGSRLTCWELAHEGFDVTLITDSSAAYLMQTGAIDLVIVGADRITRDAVFNKIGTYMHAVSARHHGIPFYVAAPLSTFDLIHEAKDIIIEERSRDELAYCGEQQLVPANVKVLNYAFDATPLELVTAVVTEIGVLRPPYTDSFASLQARRY; from the coding sequence ATGAGCGAGACGGTATATACGGTCGCGTGGGACAGGGAGACAAACAGCATCCTCTATATCGACCAGACGGCGCTCCCCGGCCGTTACGAGGTCGTCCGATGCACGACCGTCGACCTGCTCGCCGATGCCATCAGGCGGCTTGCGATCAGGGGGGCGCCGGCACTCGGTGTTGCCGGTGCCATGGGTGTCGCCGTCGCGGCGGCACAGAGCAGGGAGACCGATTTCAACCGGTTCAGGGACGAGGTCGAGGAGGCTGCCGAAATGCTCCGGAGCACCCGGCCGACGGCGGTGAACCTCGCCTGGGGGATCGACAGGGTGCTTGCAGAGATCCGAAACGCCGCCTCCGTCGGGGAGGCGCGAAGTCGTGCCGTTGCCGAGGCGCTGGCCGTCGCCGACGAGGACGAGGCGACCTGCAGAACCCTCGGCAGATTCGGGGCGGAACTGATTCCCGACGGAGCGACGGTGCTCACACACTGCAATGCAGGTGCTCTCGCATGCCGGGCATGGGGAACCGCGCTCGGCGTGATCCGGTCGGCCGTCGCCGCAGGAAAGTCGGTGCGGGTGATCGCCTGCGAGACAAGGCCGCTCAACCAGGGCTCCCGCCTGACCTGCTGGGAGCTCGCGCACGAGGGGTTCGACGTCACCCTGATCACCGATTCGTCCGCGGCATACCTGATGCAGACGGGGGCGATCGACCTCGTCATCGTCGGGGCGGACCGGATCACCCGCGATGCGGTCTTCAACAAGATCGGCACCTATATGCATGCCGTCTCCGCCCGCCACCACGGCATTCCCTTCTACGTAGCAGCACCGCTCTCAACTTTCGATCTCATTCACGAGGCAAAAGATATAATAATAGAAGAACGAAGCCGTGACGAACTCGCATACTGCGGAGAGCAGCAGCTCGTCCCTGCGAACGTTAAGGTATTGAATTACGCATTCGACGCCACGCCCCTCGAGCTCGTCACTGCCGTCGTCACCGAGATCGGGGTTCTGCGACCGCCCTATACCGATTCGTTTGCCTCTCTCCAGGCGAGGAGGTATTAA
- a CDS encoding DUF116 domain-containing protein, producing MIVNSDVWTSLMAVIGEVTILILVGLLLTGLGLAIIAFSSITNGKFYFPRILKPGMVLMEGLVRAICKLLGIDDKDLLTFFVKLHNAMNTKAFAAVPLDKRAVFLPQCLRSSRCPANLTPEGLRCMRCGRCGIGELNRRLEEAGYQVFIVPGSTFIKRMVKKYHPEGIIGVGCLMEIKEGLEMCDRMGIPALGVVNLKDGCVETLVNWNEVFEAAMLGLDLPSGSVHLYSSAD from the coding sequence ATGATCGTTAATTCCGACGTATGGACATCGCTGATGGCCGTCATCGGCGAGGTCACGATCCTGATCCTCGTGGGTCTGCTCCTCACCGGTTTAGGGCTTGCCATCATCGCATTCTCCTCAATTACAAACGGGAAATTCTACTTTCCGCGGATCCTGAAACCCGGCATGGTGCTCATGGAGGGGCTGGTTCGAGCGATCTGCAAACTCCTCGGGATCGACGACAAAGATCTGCTGACGTTCTTTGTCAAACTCCATAACGCAATGAATACCAAAGCTTTCGCTGCAGTTCCTCTCGACAAGAGGGCAGTCTTCCTCCCGCAGTGCCTGCGGTCGAGCCGGTGCCCGGCGAACCTGACGCCGGAGGGGCTGCGGTGCATGCGATGCGGAAGATGCGGCATCGGCGAACTGAACCGGCGCCTCGAGGAGGCGGGATACCAGGTCTTCATCGTTCCCGGGTCGACCTTCATCAAGCGGATGGTCAAAAAGTACCACCCGGAGGGTATCATCGGCGTCGGATGCCTGATGGAGATAAAAGAGGGGCTTGAGATGTGCGATCGGATGGGGATTCCGGCTCTCGGCGTCGTTAATTTAAAGGACGGGTGCGTGGAGACACTGGTAAACTGGAACGAGGTCTTCGAGGCGGCAATGCTCGGCCTCGACCTGCCGTCAGGTTCCGTACACCTTTACAGCTCTGCCGACTAG
- a CDS encoding polymer-forming cytoskeletal protein, which yields MKIYRHGDTYIAPKGSFFDGNVRIDGNFIVPPETHFWGNLIVTGSLELGPLSTVGGRVESKRVVIGHDTKIKGAVVVAEDATVCDNARLSAIRAGGNIILRPGIVVGDVSSDETIYVYGKIASERLVGRAVKVYGT from the coding sequence ATGAAAATTTACCGGCACGGGGATACATACATCGCACCGAAGGGCTCGTTCTTCGACGGCAATGTCAGGATCGACGGCAACTTCATCGTTCCCCCGGAGACCCACTTCTGGGGCAACCTTATTGTTACGGGCAGTCTCGAGCTCGGGCCCCTCTCGACGGTCGGAGGGCGGGTGGAGAGCAAAAGGGTTGTTATCGGCCACGATACGAAGATAAAAGGAGCCGTCGTCGTGGCGGAGGATGCGACCGTCTGCGACAACGCACGGCTTTCCGCCATACGTGCCGGGGGTAATATCATCCTCCGCCCCGGGATCGTCGTTGGTGACGTCAGCAGCGACGAGACGATCTATGTCTACGGAAAGATAGCGAGTGAACGCCTAGTCGGCAGAGCTGTAAAGGTGTACGGAACCTGA
- a CDS encoding geranylgeranylglycerol-phosphate geranylgeranyltransferase: MSLSAHFRITRPHNAVVAGLAAALGYLIATGSLVPGVLLLVVIVACITAGGNVLNDVFDIDIDRINRPDRPIPSGAMTLGGARLFAVVLFLVGVTTSFFTNLLCLGFAVVNTLILIAYAVRLKKTPLFGNIAVAYLAASVFLFGGAFAGIDGIVQNLPLAAITFLATVARELLKDAEDVDGDAAGGARTLPMIVGVRKTAIVAFACACGAVIASYLPVGNWWGFLYLIGIGVVDLIILAGAGKGLLCRTPACVRSSKATSLLRIGMFSALLVFTIAALT, translated from the coding sequence ATGAGCCTGTCTGCACATTTCCGCATTACGCGCCCTCATAACGCCGTCGTTGCCGGCCTCGCCGCCGCCCTCGGCTACCTGATCGCCACCGGGAGCCTCGTTCCCGGGGTCCTCCTGCTGGTAGTGATCGTTGCATGCATTACCGCCGGCGGCAACGTCCTCAATGACGTCTTTGATATAGATATTGACCGGATTAACCGGCCTGACCGGCCGATTCCGTCCGGTGCGATGACCCTCGGCGGCGCGCGGCTATTCGCCGTTGTTCTCTTTCTGGTGGGGGTCACCACTTCGTTCTTCACCAATCTGCTCTGCCTCGGGTTCGCGGTCGTCAACACCCTCATCCTCATCGCCTATGCAGTCCGGCTCAAAAAAACCCCGCTCTTCGGGAACATCGCCGTCGCGTACCTCGCTGCGAGTGTCTTCCTCTTCGGCGGCGCTTTCGCCGGTATCGACGGAATCGTCCAGAACCTCCCGCTGGCGGCGATTACGTTCCTTGCTACCGTTGCCCGCGAACTCTTAAAAGATGCCGAGGATGTGGACGGCGATGCGGCGGGCGGAGCTCGTACCCTCCCCATGATCGTCGGCGTCCGGAAGACGGCAATTGTAGCATTCGCCTGTGCGTGCGGGGCAGTGATAGCAAGCTACCTTCCGGTCGGGAACTGGTGGGGTTTTCTGTACCTGATCGGTATCGGCGTTGTGGACCTCATCATTCTCGCCGGCGCGGGGAAGGGGTTGCTTTGCAGGACCCCTGCCTGCGTCCGGAGCTCAAAGGCGACGTCGCTCCTCCGCATTGGCATGTTCTCCGCCCTGCTGGTCTTCACCATCGCCGCACTGACCTGA
- a CDS encoding tRNA (guanine(10)-N(2))-dimethyltransferase, whose amino-acid sequence MDFVEVTEGSTRFLVPRQDPHHTFPPGSGPVFFNSRMELNRDATVLFLSDMQPSDYLDAMGASGARGLRVSSECGIPVTINDRDARAVELIRLNASKHAGSIEVTHRDINALMSERSFDAVDLDPFGTPAPFIDAAARSARRYLFVTATDTAPLCGAHLKAGMRRYFARPMNTEYHGEVALRVLLGFAVREVIKYDRGVEPIFCFSREHFIRLHLRLLRGAGAADRTLARIGYVMQCPNCFERTERAGLLPEPEECSCCSAKMIPIGPLWLGRINDPATLAALRERLSGMALGSAAPLGRLIDLCISELDTSSHYDYHVIAKAAKISPTGIETVVERLSALGYRASRAHYAGTALKTDAPLPVIKSVISSE is encoded by the coding sequence ATGGATTTTGTTGAGGTAACGGAGGGGAGTACACGGTTTCTTGTGCCCAGGCAGGATCCTCACCATACATTCCCACCCGGCAGCGGACCGGTCTTTTTTAATTCCCGGATGGAACTGAACCGGGACGCGACGGTGCTGTTCCTTTCTGATATGCAGCCCTCGGACTATCTGGACGCCATGGGCGCCTCGGGAGCGCGGGGTCTTCGCGTCTCCAGCGAGTGCGGCATTCCGGTGACGATCAACGACCGTGATGCACGGGCGGTCGAACTCATCCGCCTGAACGCCTCAAAACATGCTGGATCGATCGAGGTCACCCACCGAGATATCAACGCGCTCATGAGCGAGAGGAGTTTCGACGCCGTCGATCTCGATCCGTTCGGGACACCGGCACCCTTCATCGATGCAGCGGCAAGGAGCGCACGGCGGTACCTCTTCGTCACCGCAACCGATACCGCGCCCCTCTGCGGGGCACACCTGAAAGCCGGCATGCGGCGCTACTTCGCCCGCCCCATGAATACGGAGTACCACGGCGAGGTCGCTCTCCGGGTACTCCTCGGGTTCGCCGTCAGGGAGGTGATCAAGTACGACAGGGGGGTTGAACCGATCTTCTGCTTCTCCCGGGAGCACTTTATCCGCCTCCACCTCCGGCTCCTGCGCGGAGCAGGTGCGGCGGACCGGACCCTTGCGAGAATAGGATACGTCATGCAGTGTCCCAACTGCTTCGAGCGGACGGAGCGGGCAGGACTTCTCCCGGAACCGGAAGAGTGCAGCTGCTGCTCCGCGAAGATGATACCGATAGGCCCGCTCTGGCTCGGACGGATCAACGACCCCGCCACCCTCGCCGCGCTCCGGGAGAGACTTTCAGGCATGGCACTCGGATCGGCAGCCCCGCTCGGACGGCTCATCGACCTCTGCATCTCCGAGCTCGATACCTCGAGCCACTACGATTACCACGTGATCGCAAAAGCAGCGAAGATATCGCCGACCGGGATCGAGACGGTCGTCGAGCGACTCTCTGCACTTGGCTACCGGGCAAGCAGGGCGCACTATGCGGGGACGGCGCTGAAGACGGATGCGCCGCTCCCGGTGATTAAAAGCGTTATCAGCAGCGAGTGA
- a CDS encoding OBG GTPase family GTP-binding protein yields MSSVEEQIREIEDELKKTPYNKATSKHIGRLKAKLARIRDEAVARAMASSGGGEGYSVKKSGDATVVLVGFPSVGKSTLLNTLTGTKSETASYAFTTLTVIPGALEHKGARIQILDIPGLIAGAAIGKGRGKEVIAVVRGADLILVLVDVFNEKHVDVLLRELYDAGIRINHPKPDITIKKAGCGGIRLNTVGTAELDIEDIRSILAESKIVNADVLIRGEVSQDDFIDAMFGNRVYVPAFIAVNKVDLVDQESRKEIEEDMENRFGQPPIMLSAYSGYHIEELKDAIYDNLGFMRVFLKPVGGPADMEEPLIIRSPATVEDVCNRLHRDFVDKFRYAKVWGSSVKHDAQRVGLAHTLNDGDVLTVVTRC; encoded by the coding sequence ATGAGCAGTGTTGAAGAGCAGATACGGGAAATTGAAGACGAACTGAAGAAGACCCCGTACAACAAAGCAACCTCGAAGCATATCGGGAGGCTGAAGGCAAAACTCGCCAGGATTCGCGATGAAGCCGTAGCCCGCGCCATGGCATCGAGCGGCGGCGGCGAGGGCTATTCGGTTAAAAAATCAGGAGACGCGACGGTCGTCCTGGTCGGATTCCCGTCGGTCGGAAAGAGTACGCTGCTCAATACACTCACCGGAACGAAGAGCGAGACGGCATCGTACGCCTTCACGACCCTGACGGTTATCCCGGGCGCCCTCGAACACAAAGGTGCGAGGATCCAGATCCTCGACATTCCCGGGCTTATTGCCGGCGCGGCGATAGGCAAGGGCCGTGGGAAGGAGGTCATCGCCGTCGTGAGGGGCGCGGATCTCATCCTGGTTCTGGTGGATGTCTTCAATGAAAAGCACGTGGACGTGCTGCTCCGCGAGCTCTACGACGCCGGGATACGGATCAACCATCCGAAGCCCGACATCACCATCAAGAAGGCGGGGTGCGGCGGTATCCGGTTGAACACCGTCGGTACGGCGGAGCTCGATATCGAGGATATTCGGTCCATCCTCGCGGAGAGTAAGATCGTCAATGCGGATGTCCTAATCCGCGGCGAAGTGTCGCAGGACGACTTCATTGATGCCATGTTCGGGAACCGTGTCTACGTTCCTGCGTTCATCGCGGTCAACAAAGTCGATCTCGTCGACCAAGAGTCCCGAAAGGAGATCGAAGAGGATATGGAGAACCGTTTCGGGCAGCCTCCGATTATGCTCTCGGCGTACAGCGGTTACCATATCGAGGAACTCAAGGATGCGATCTACGACAACCTCGGGTTCATGCGGGTCTTCTTAAAACCCGTCGGCGGGCCTGCCGATATGGAGGAGCCGCTCATCATCCGGAGCCCGGCAACGGTGGAGGATGTCTGTAACCGGCTCCATCGTGACTTCGTAGACAAGTTCAGGTACGCAAAAGTCTGGGGAAGTTCGGTCAAGCACGACGCGCAGCGGGTCGGCCTTGCTCATACGCTGAACGATGGCGACGTCCTGACGGTCGTCACTCGCTGCTGA